From the Primulina tabacum isolate GXHZ01 chromosome 15, ASM2559414v2, whole genome shotgun sequence genome, one window contains:
- the LOC142527236 gene encoding abscisate beta-glucosyltransferase-like — protein MASQSIRRQRVHIFFFPFVGGGHFIPMIDLSRLFASHGATSVILTIPNDDAAVFQNSIQRDQESGLQIHLHTLQLPPDSAVLKTIDMSAPPLTDTSCLQEPLHNLLLSRRPDCIIIDTFHRWAADVIDATGVPKIIFNGNCCFYRCCEHVLETHLPHNKVESDSEPFLLPGLPDKLKLCRSQLPISLRNGIEFPGKSKKSEQNSFGQVINSFYALEPAYVDYYRNVTGKKTWMVGPVSLYNRNQEEKAERGQSSAIDKHSCLNWLDSHKPNSVLYVSFGSLARMSSVQIYELASGLEASGKSFIWVVGKILGIEENGEAKKRFPDGFEERISSSKRGLIIKGWAPQLLILEYESVGGFMTHCGWNSTLEGVCAGVPMITWPLSAEQFYNEKLVTEVLKIGLRVGSEEWASWNMERKVVVGREKVEVAVRRLMGNDGGEVVEMRRRAKGLAVEGRRAVEEGGSSFSDIDALIKEIKSFSR, from the coding sequence ATGGCTTCCCAATCCATTCGTCGGCAGCGGGTCCACATCTTCTTTTTTCCATTCGTCGGCGGCGGCCATTTTATCCCGATGATCGATCTCTCCAGGCTTTTCGCCTCCCACGGCGCTACCTCCGTTATCCTCACCATCCCAAACGACGATGCTGCCGTGTTCCAGAATTCCATCCAAAGAGACCAAGAATCCGGCCTCCAAATCCACCTCCACACCCTCCAACTGCCGCCTGATTCCGCCGTCCTCAAGACCATAGATATGTCAGCGCCGCCGTTAACTGATACCTCATGCCTTCAAGAACCACTCCACAACCTCCTCCTCAGCCGCCGCCCTGACTGCATTATCATCGACACCTTCCACCGCTGGGCTGCTGATGTCATCGACGCTACTGGAGTTCCAAAAATTATATTCAATGGAAACTGCTGCTTTTACAGATGCTGTGAGCACGTTCTTGAAACCCATTTGCCGCATAACAAAGTGGAATCTGATTCGGAGCCTTTTTTGTTGCCGGGACTTCCGGATAAGTTAAAACTGTGTAGATCCCAGCTGCCGATTTCCCTCAGAAATGGAATCGAATTCCCTGGAAAGTCCAAGAAATCTGAGCAGAACAGTTTCGGACAGGTGATCAATAGCTTCTACGCCCTGGAGCCAGCATATGTGGATTATTACAGAAATGTAACCGGGAAAAAAACTTGGATGGTGGGGCCTGTTTCTTTATACAACAGGAATCAAGAGGAAAAGGCGGAAAGAGGGCAGTCATCCGCCATTGATAAGCATAGCTGCTTGAATTGGCTTGATTCACATAAACCCAATTCGGTTCTCTACGTAAGTTTCGGCAGTTTAGCTCGAATGAGCAGTGTGCAGATATACGAACTTGCTTCTGGACTTGAAGCATCGGGGAAAAGTTTTATATGGGTAGTCGGAAAAATTCTTGGAATCGAAGAGAATGGAGAGGCTAAAAAACGCTTTCCAGATGGATTTGAAGAGAGAATCTCGAGTTCTAAACGGGGATTGATCATCAAGGGATGGGCCCCACAGTTGTTGATCTTGGAATATGAATCAGTTGGAGGATTCATGACGCATTGCGGATGGAATTCGACGCTCGAGGGCGTTTGCGCTGGCGTGCCGATGATCACGTGGCCTCTTTCGGCGGAGCAGTTTTATAATGAGAAGCTGGTGACTGAGGTGTTGAAGATTGGGTTGAGGGTGGGGAGCGAGGAGTGGGCTTCGTGGAATATGGAGAGGAAGGTGGTGGTGGGGAGGGAGAAGGTGGAGGTGGCGGTGCGTAGGTTGATGGGCAATGACGGCGGTGAGGTGGTAGAAATGAGGCGGCGGGCGAAGGGTCTGGCGGTGGAGGGAAGGAGGGCGGTGGAAGAAGGGGGCTCTTCCTTTAGTGATATCGATGCTTTGATAAAAGAGATCAAGTCCTTTTCCCGGTAA